A region from the Cystobacter ferrugineus genome encodes:
- a CDS encoding OmpA family protein, translating into MRRISMVAGLALAVAVLTGCPPTYPNCKSDETCQEKGEVCVNGTCQECSTDANCKEGFACQGNKCVPKAPECSRDEQCTGGQICEGGKCSAPQCTAKADCPGAQDCQKGRCALPPGACNSSTDCADGQECQDNKCVAASAPQAQCNWEPILFGFNEYTLPSDAQGRLGELAQCIKDAGSGRIELAGHADERGTEEYNLQLSNKRAASVRKYLLDLGIPANRLKAVGYGENRPAEQGATEEAWAANRRVEFVR; encoded by the coding sequence ATGCGTCGGATCTCGATGGTCGCGGGGCTCGCCCTCGCCGTGGCCGTACTCACCGGCTGCCCGCCGACCTACCCCAACTGCAAGAGCGACGAGACCTGCCAGGAGAAGGGCGAGGTTTGCGTCAACGGCACGTGCCAGGAGTGCTCCACCGACGCCAACTGCAAGGAGGGCTTCGCGTGCCAGGGGAACAAGTGCGTGCCCAAGGCGCCCGAGTGCTCGCGTGACGAGCAGTGCACGGGCGGGCAGATCTGCGAGGGGGGCAAGTGCTCCGCGCCGCAGTGCACCGCCAAGGCCGACTGCCCGGGAGCCCAGGACTGCCAGAAGGGCCGCTGCGCGCTGCCGCCCGGTGCCTGCAACTCCAGCACGGACTGCGCGGATGGCCAGGAGTGCCAGGACAACAAGTGCGTGGCCGCCTCGGCCCCCCAGGCCCAGTGCAACTGGGAGCCGATCCTCTTCGGCTTCAACGAGTACACCCTGCCCTCCGACGCCCAGGGCCGTCTGGGCGAGCTGGCTCAGTGCATCAAGGACGCGGGCTCGGGCCGGATCGAGCTCGCCGGGCATGCGGACGAGCGTGGCACGGAGGAGTACAACCTCCAGTTGTCCAACAAGCGCGCCGCCTCGGTGCGTAAGTACCTGCTGGACCTCGGGATCCCGGCCAACCGTCTCAAGGCGGTGGGCTACGGGGAGAACCGGCCGGCCGAGCAGGGCGCCACGGAAGAGGCCTGGGCGGCCAACCGTCGCGTCGAGTTCGTTCGCTAG
- a CDS encoding chemotaxis protein CheW, with protein MASIETETRQSYLVFACGGSWYAVPAECAAEVVSFPELTRVPGAAGHLLGVFAHRGEVIPVVDISMLVSGEREPTRRAVLVRLSRGTLALTASRVAGVSQVDGRLEPLGAGGVHLHLRGPARSAQRDVAVIDPEGLFDHLSQGG; from the coding sequence ATGGCCTCGATCGAGACCGAGACACGGCAGTCCTACCTCGTCTTCGCCTGCGGCGGCAGTTGGTATGCCGTGCCCGCCGAGTGCGCGGCGGAAGTGGTCAGCTTTCCGGAGCTGACGCGGGTGCCCGGTGCCGCCGGGCATCTGCTGGGCGTTTTCGCCCACCGCGGGGAGGTCATCCCCGTGGTGGACATCAGCATGTTGGTTTCCGGGGAGCGCGAGCCCACGCGGCGCGCGGTGCTGGTGCGGCTGTCGCGCGGCACCCTGGCGCTGACGGCCAGCCGCGTGGCGGGCGTGTCCCAGGTGGATGGCCGCCTGGAGCCGCTGGGCGCGGGTGGTGTGCACCTGCACCTGCGGGGTCCGGCCCGCAGTGCGCAGCGCGACGTGGCGGTCATCGACCCCGAGGGACTGTTCGATCACCTCAGCCAGGGAGGCTGA
- a CDS encoding sigma-54-dependent transcriptional regulator, whose amino-acid sequence MPASVLIVDDEKNILLTLQTSLQLAGYHVELAAHGQLALEVVSARPVDVVLMDVKMPDMDGLTVLARLMELKPELPVIMMSGHGTIDTAVKATQLGARDFLEKPIARDRMLVALRNALKHQAALEELRALRAEMGRYDMVGGGPAMQHIFSLIQRTAPSEGRVLITGENGTGKELIARALHQNSRRKGGPFVKLNCAAVPHELIESELFGHEKGAFTGAVSMRRGKFELAHEGTLFLDEIGDMPQAMQAKLLRVLQEGELERVGGAETLKVDVRVIAATNKNLEKEIEAGRFREDLYYRINVVQIHSPPLRERREDLPLLIDTFLKEACARNGRRPLSLSPDALAVMAAHSYPGNVRELRNLVERLAILCEGPTVTGAEAAELLPRSKGAPPPAPSDAASPQAPRVPASVAMPSGAPGGGFRPRVDRPFREQVEDAEREILLFALAHTQDNVTEAARLLDLERGHFYKKLKALGVKRGDKEPGIP is encoded by the coding sequence ATGCCCGCCTCCGTCCTCATCGTCGATGACGAGAAGAACATCCTGCTGACGCTCCAGACCTCGTTGCAGCTCGCGGGCTACCACGTGGAGCTGGCGGCCCATGGGCAGCTCGCCCTGGAGGTGGTGTCCGCGCGGCCCGTGGACGTGGTGCTCATGGACGTGAAGATGCCGGACATGGACGGGCTCACCGTGCTCGCGCGGCTGATGGAGCTCAAGCCCGAGCTGCCCGTCATCATGATGTCCGGGCACGGCACCATCGACACGGCGGTGAAGGCCACCCAACTGGGGGCGCGCGACTTCCTGGAGAAGCCCATCGCCCGGGACCGGATGCTCGTGGCCCTGCGCAACGCGCTCAAGCACCAGGCCGCCCTGGAAGAGCTGCGCGCCCTGCGCGCGGAGATGGGCCGCTACGACATGGTGGGCGGTGGCCCGGCCATGCAGCACATCTTCTCCCTCATCCAACGCACCGCGCCCTCGGAAGGCCGGGTGCTCATCACCGGCGAGAACGGCACCGGCAAGGAGCTCATCGCCCGCGCCCTGCACCAGAACTCCCGGCGCAAGGGCGGGCCCTTCGTGAAGCTCAACTGCGCGGCGGTGCCACACGAGCTCATCGAGAGCGAGCTGTTCGGCCACGAGAAGGGCGCGTTCACCGGCGCCGTGAGCATGCGCCGGGGCAAGTTCGAGCTCGCCCACGAGGGCACGCTCTTCCTGGACGAGATCGGCGACATGCCCCAGGCCATGCAGGCCAAGCTGCTGCGCGTGTTGCAGGAAGGCGAGCTGGAGCGCGTGGGCGGCGCCGAGACGCTCAAGGTCGACGTGCGCGTCATCGCCGCGACGAACAAGAACCTGGAGAAGGAGATCGAGGCGGGCCGCTTCCGCGAGGACCTCTACTACCGCATCAACGTGGTGCAGATTCACTCGCCCCCGCTGCGCGAGCGGCGCGAGGACCTCCCCCTCCTCATCGACACCTTCCTCAAGGAGGCGTGCGCGCGCAATGGCCGCCGCCCCTTGTCCCTGTCGCCCGATGCCCTCGCGGTGATGGCCGCCCATTCCTACCCGGGCAACGTGCGCGAGCTGCGCAACCTCGTGGAGCGGCTGGCCATCCTCTGCGAGGGCCCCACCGTCACCGGCGCCGAGGCCGCCGAGCTGCTCCCTCGGAGCAAGGGCGCCCCACCCCCCGCGCCCTCCGATGCCGCCTCTCCCCAGGCGCCCCGCGTCCCCGCCTCCGTGGCGATGCCCTCGGGCGCCCCAGGCGGCGGCTTCCGGCCCCGCGTGGACCGCCCCTTCCGCGAGCAGGTGGAGGACGCCGAGCGGGAGATCCTCCTGTTCGCGCTCGCGCATACCCAGGACAACGTCACCGAGGCGGCGCGGTTGCTGGATCTGGAGCGCGGCCATTTCTACAAGAAGCTGAAAGCCCTCGGGGTAAAGCGGGGCGACAAGGAGCCCGGTATCCCCTGA
- a CDS encoding protein CrdC, whose protein sequence is MRTDSRISGTLLCRAGEGRVAFAAHEVASIESPETFGGRAGSACEAFAEESFSGRILVAASGEAVGVNALEIDAEPFTVLPAPALLARVAGGSLRGFIQVRGMLWPVMSLVDFGRFLAPGEAT, encoded by the coding sequence ATGCGGACGGACAGCCGTATCTCGGGCACGCTCCTGTGCCGTGCGGGCGAGGGCCGCGTGGCGTTCGCCGCGCATGAAGTGGCCTCCATCGAGTCTCCCGAGACGTTCGGTGGCCGGGCGGGCTCGGCCTGCGAGGCGTTCGCGGAGGAGTCTTTTTCCGGACGCATCCTCGTGGCCGCCTCGGGTGAGGCGGTGGGGGTGAACGCGCTGGAGATCGACGCCGAGCCCTTCACGGTATTGCCCGCGCCGGCCCTGCTCGCGCGGGTGGCGGGGGGCAGCTTGAGGGGCTTCATCCAGGTGCGTGGCATGTTGTGGCCGGTGATGTCCCTGGTGGACTTCGGCCGTTTCCTGGCGCCCGGGGAGGCCACGTGA